In a genomic window of Suricata suricatta isolate VVHF042 chromosome 12, meerkat_22Aug2017_6uvM2_HiC, whole genome shotgun sequence:
- the LOC115273661 gene encoding vomeromodulin-like, with product MLTFWAFIVTLTIQARALDLLSPPLPVGNLPQLPLDVTKKVPLNLPLGPPPLGPLPLGPLPFGPLPLGPPFRGAQKGSPSMKLPTRTPGSKCLPVARYSMSSHKLEEYLNATLPPEIKKMLMCEEINLAGLVGTVISTVSNSNLLSVLDLTSSLNLPGGALLGGILDKESGGQSPKLPLPLVSKATEALNIQDTLGSLLPIGAEKNPVKGLVNTLDLPNLSPPLNDVVNQASKLTDSTEGVINSVVPAGIGDAVTGLIKNANIEDLLLGLHVQEVTVESMTSSMTHDGILVSTTATAFIGGKGLAGPVVSLLGFQVHSDITLKIGISTNNTQCVNLQVQDKDIKFKKVSLQLVETLTGTLPVPLPLDQIIPQVLTVAMKENLQESASCGINLSDSNKCKNSTGLFEFSIISSRISAQGLSIFFCAKAFFNKNTVPVLGSALPPDPKNANTSLTLSHKLFNIIITLSVKQCSIKTDNMAASITKVAYSFKSGNQLQITFWISVEKDGENFATVERTSIISHDSKISKNKLIPDFKVISSEDTVTPSEAGAEVQEGLHQLMKKCLSTINETTGAWNVPQGLPSTPPINAKVKVLKSNDLQAAN from the exons ATGCTGACCTTCTGGGCCTTCATCGTCACTCTAACCATCCAGGCAAGAGCACTTGACCTGCTGTCTCCACCTTTACCAGTGGGAAATCTCCCTCAATTACCTCTTGACGTCACCAAAAAAGTCCCTCTCAATCTACCCCTCGGACCACCGCCCCTCGGACCACTGCCCCTCGGACCACTGCCCTTCGGACCACTGCCCCTCGGACCACCGTTTAGAGGTGCCCAAAAAGGCTCTCCATCTATGAAACTTCCAACTAGGACCCCAGGCAGCAAGTGTCTACCAGTGGCCAGGTACTCCATGTCTAGCCACAAACTCGAGGAAT ATCTGAATGCCACGCTGCCCCCGGAGATCAAGAAGATGCTGATGTGTGAGGAGATAAATCTAGCTGGTCTGGTTGGGACAGTGATATCCACAGTGTCTAACTCCAACCTACTCTCTGTGTTAGACCTCACTTCATCCCTCAACCTACCTGGAGGTGCACTTCTTGGTGGTATCCTGGACAAGGAGAGTGGTGGCCAGTCCCCAAAGCTCCCACTGCCTTTGGTCTCAAAAGCCACTGAGGCCCTCAATATCCAAGACACTCTGGGCAGCCTACTACCCATTGGGGCAGAGAAAAATCCTGTAAAGGGACTTGTCAACACCCTTGATCTCCCAAATCTCTCCCCGCCCCTGAATGATGTGGTTAACCAAGCCAGCAAGCTCACAGACTCCACCGAAGGCGTGATTAACAGTGTAGTGCCAGCAGGCATTGGTGATGCAGTTACAGGCTTGATCAAAAATGCTAACATAGAAGACCTCTTGTTGGG ATTACATGTTCAAGAAGTGACTGTGGAGAGCATGACATCATCCATGACACATGACGGGATCCTCGTCTCTACCACAGCTACCGCCTTCATAGGTGGAAAAGG ACTAGCAGGACCTGTAGTCAGCCTACTGGGTTTTCAAGTACACAGTGATATAACTCTGAAAATTGGCATTTCCACGAACAATACCCAATGCGTCAACCTCCAAGTCCAGGACAAGGACATCAAGTTCAAGAAAGTGTCCCTTCAGTTGGTGGAAAC GCTCACAGGTACTCTGCCAGTGCCTCTGCCTTTGGACCAAATCATCCCTCAAGTGTTGACAGTAGCCATGAAAGAGAAC CTTCAAGAATCAGCATCGTGTGGCATTAATCTCAGTGATTCCAACAAATGCAAGAACT CTACTGGCTTGTTCGAGTTCAGCATTATAAGTTCCAGGATTTCTGCACAAGGTCTTTCAATCTTCTTCTGT gCTAAAGCCTTCTTTAACAAAAATACAGTTCCTGTACTTGGAAGTGCCCTTCCACCAGATCCTAAAAATGCCAACACTTCTCTAACTCTGTCCCATAAATTATTCAACATTATCATCACACTGAGTGTCAAGCAGTGCTCCATCAAG ACCGATAACATGGCTGCAAGCATCACCAAAGTAGCCTACTCCTTCAAGTCAGGCAACCAACTCCAAATCACCTTCTGGATTAGCGTGGAAAAGGATGGTGAGAATTTTGCCACTGTGGAAAGG ACCTCAATCATCTCCCATGACAGCaagatttcaaaaaacaaattgaTACCAGACTTCAAGGTTATAAG CTCTGAAGACACAGTGACACCCTCCGAGGCT GGAGCTGAGGTGCAAGAAGGATTGCATCAGCTTATGAAGAAATGTTTATCTACCATTAATG AAACGACAGGTGCATGGAATGTTCCACAAGGACTACCCTCAACTCCTCCAATCAATGCCAAGGTTAAAGTACTTAAATCG AACGATCTTCAGGCAGCAAACTAA